The following coding sequences are from one Schizosaccharomyces osmophilus chromosome 1, complete sequence window:
- the nda3 gene encoding tubulin beta Nda3 gives MREIVHIQAGQCGNQVGASFWSQIADEHGLDAEGIYRGDSEEQLERLNVYFNEGAGGKYVPRAVLVDLEPGTMDAVKGGKFGNLFRPDNIIYGQSGAGNIWAKGHYTEGAELADAVLDVVRREAEACDALQGFQLTHSLGGGTGSGMGTLLLSKIREEYPDRMMATFSIAPAPKSSDTVVEPYNATLSMHQLVENSDETFVIDNEALSSIFANTLKIKSPSYDDLNHLVSAVMAGVTTSFRFPGELNSDLRKLAVNMVPFPRLHFFMVGFAPLAAIGSSSFQAVSVPELTQQMFAANNMMVAADPRHGRYLTVAALFRGKVSMKEVDEQIRTVQTKNSAYFVEWIPDNVLKAVCSVPPKDLKMSATFIGNSTSIQEVFRRLGDQFSAMFRRKAFLHWYTGEGMDEMEFTEAESNMNDLVSEYQQYQEAGIDEIDEDYEIEEEKEPLEY, from the exons ATGCGTGAGATT GTTCATATTCAAGCTGGTCAGTGCGGTAACCAAGTTGGTGCCTCCTTTTG GTCCCAGATTGCCGATGAACATGGATTGGATGCTGAAGGAAT CTACCGCGGTGACTCTGAGGAGCAACTTGAACGGTTAAACGTTTATTTTAATGAG GGTGCTGGTGGAAAATATGTTCCTCGCGCCGTCCTTGTCGATTTAGAACCTGGTACTATGGATGCTGTCAAGGGAGGAAAGTTTGGCAATTTGTTCCGCCCTGACAACATTATCTATGGTCAATCCGGTGCTGGAAATATCTGGGCCAAGGGTCACTACACTGAAGGTGCTGAATTGGCTGATGCTGTTTTAGACGTTGTCCGTCGTGAAGCTGAAGCCTGTGATGCTCTTCAAGGTTTTCAATTGACCCATTCTTTGGGTGGTGGTACCGGTTCCGGTATGGGTACCTTGTTGCTCTCAAAGATTCGTGAAGAATACCCCGACCGTATGATGGCAACCTTCTCTATTGCTCCCGCCCCCAAGTCTTCGGATACAGTCGTTGAGCCATATAATGCTACTCTTTCTATGCATCAATTGGTTGAAAACTCCGATGAAACCTTCGTTATTGATAATGAAGCTTTGTCTTCTATTTTTGCTAATACCCTCAAAATCAAGAGCCCTTCTTATGATGATCTCAACCACCTAGTTTCTGCTGTCATGGCTGGTGTCACCACTTCTTTCCGATTCCCTGGTGAACTCAACTCTGACTTGCGCAAGTTGGCCGTCAACATGGTTCCATTCCCTCGTTTGCATTTCTTTATGGTTGGATTTGCTCCCCTTGCTGCTATTGGATCTAGCTCTTTCCAAGCTGTTTCCGTTCCTGAACTTACTCAACAAATGTTCGCTGCCAATAACATGATGGTTGCAGCTGATCCTCGTCACGGTCGCTATCTGACTGTTGCCGCTCTTTTCCGTGGTAAAGTTTCTATGAAGGAAGTTGATGAGCAAATTCGTACTGTGCAAACCAAGAACTCTGCTTATTTCGTTGAGTGGATTCCCGATAATGTTCTTAAGGCTGTTTGTTCCGTGCCTCCCAAAGATCTTAAAATGTCTGCTACTTTCATCGGTAATAGCACATCGATTCAAGAAGTCTTTAGACGCTTGGGTGATCAATTCTCTGCTATGTTCAGAAGAAAGGCTTTCTTGCACTGGTATACTGGAGAAGGTATGGATGAAATGGAATTTACTGAAGCTGAGTCCAATATGAACGACCTTGTCAGTGAGTATCAACAATATCAAGAAGCTGGtattgatgaaattgatgaagaCTATGagattgaagaagagaaggaaCCTCTTGAATATTAA
- a CDS encoding Siva family protein, which translates to MVLKRSNAGSFYRPNRGKRTKPMFYRENASPIANSGLVYNPWSVASTTAAIKDAAHGDSRMVKLCHVCYKKTTSRMRVASCELCKKSTCCICLRECLNCENTVCSRCSKEERYGFEQLTRLTR; encoded by the coding sequence ATGGTATTGAAACGGAGCAATGCCGGGAGCTTTTATAGACCAAACAGGGGCAAACGGACGAAGCCCATGTTTTATAGGGAAAACGCGTCGCCCATAGCCAATTCCGGACTTGTTTACAATCCTTGGAGCGTAGCTTCCACAACCGCTGCAATCAAAGATGCTGCCCATGGAGACTCCCGAATGGTCAAGCTTTGTCACGTTTGTTACAAGAAGACTACTTCAAGAATGCGCGTTGCTTCCTGCGAATTGTGTAAAAAGTCTACGTGTTGTATATGTCTTCGTGAGTGTTTGAATTGCGAAAATACTGTTTGTTCTCGttgttcaaaagaagaaaggtATGGATTTGAACAATTGACTCGCTTAACGCGTTGA
- the wtf8 gene encoding wtf meiotic driver (syntenic with wtf3 in CBS 15792) produces MKNKYSPISDSDDSSKTLNDEKADSQSFPSDGTPPPYSASNKFIDLEMADGSAQNSANNSGWDVVLCQKVLAGILLPITIGYIVAYAILLVLFFGFKASVNAKTLWGLFGGFVAAFVLFLLAIFQMPKEWFQQAKQGLTQAGRATKNVLSAMCISVLCVCFLDVLGFTAYYAAKKFTGFEKINNNFFYAVCFVNFVLFLYLTMNANARERLRLVVVDMGNGIKGLGNGINGLGNAVDHMFGTNRGEQVSQNEGIELQPLAAQSAEV; encoded by the exons atgaaaaacaagtacTCTCCTATTTCAGATTCTGatgactcttccaaaacgctcaatgatgaaaaggcaGATAGTCAGTCGTTTCCTTCTGATGGTACGCCTCCTCCGTATTCAG CTTCAAACAAGTTTATCGATTTAGAAATGGCTGATGGATCCGCTCAGAATTCCGCTAATAATTCTGGTTGGGATGTGGTGCTTTGCCAGAAAGTCTTAGCAGGCATCTTGTTGCCTATAACTATTGGGTATATTGTGGCCTATGCTATTCTTCTTgtgttattttttggtttcaagGCTTCTGTGAATGCGAAAACCCTTTGGGGGCTTTTTGGTGGCTTTGTTGCAGCCTTTGTATTGTTTCTGCTTG CAATATTTCAAATGCCTAAAGAATGGTTCCAGCAGGCCAAACAAGGGCTCACGCAAGCTGGAAGAGCAACCAAAAACGTATTGTCAGCTATGTGTATCTCAGTATTATGTGTGTGTTTTCTCGATGTCCTCGGTTTCACCGCGTATTATGCTGCAAAGAAGTTCacaggatttgaaaagataaacaacaattttttctatgctgtttgttttgttaactttgtcttgtttctttatttgacGA TGAATGCAAATGCGCGTGAACGACTTAGATTAGTAGTCGTCGATATGGGAAACGGCATAAAAGGCTTAGGAAACGGAATAAATGGCTTGGGAAATGCTGTGGATCATATGTTCG GAACCAATCGAGGAGAGCAAGTATCTCAGAACGAAGGAATCGAACTTCAGCCTCTTGCTGCGCAAAGCGCCGAAGTTTAA
- the grn1 gene encoding GTPase Grn1 codes for MVSIRKKSKRRTTRLRARIEKRAASSRRKERKLEKRNPQWKSRVPKDPGIPNSFPYKDRILADLEAQKRQREEEKIASREAAKSEGNMDSEEDSEMEDEADEEERADGVDPMIAKIAEAAQTKDAEEQEAEEEDDAVMDEDDDNDAPSLVDDGSLNTSERIVKPDNSRKAFDKEFKKAVELSDIVLYVLDARDPEGTRSKEVEQQVMASAAEEKRLVYVVNKIDLVPPEVLDRWLVYLRARFPTLPLRSSSGSSGFKHKTYSANGTISALLKSLKSYSSKKKLKSSLTVSIIGYPNVGKSSVINALVNRSAASRSTPCPAGSAAGMTRALREVKLDSKLRLIDSPGIVFPTASKEDEHYRLVLLNAIPSTKVDDPAPAAAYILNYLNRIPGLLERMLSQYELPPLLNTSELDTATDFLVNIARKRGRLSRGGIPNLNAAASIIINDWHAGHIQWWAEPETTTKEASASDDKRVVSQWAKEFDINDF; via the exons ATGGTTTCGATAA gaaaaaagaGTAAAAGAAGGACTACTCGCCTCCGCGCGCGAATTGAGAAGAGAGCTGCTAGTTCTcgtagaaaagaaagaaaacttgaGAAGAGAAATCCTCAATGGAAAAGCAGAGTCCCAAAGGACCCTGGTATACCCAATTCTTTCCCTTATAAAGACCGTATTTTGGCTGATTTGGAGGCACAAAAGCGACaaagggaagaagaaaagattgcTAGTAGAGAAGCTGCCAAGTCAGAGGGAAATATGGATTCAGAGGAAGATAGTGAGATGGAAGACGAAGCAGATGAGGAAGAACGAGCTGATGGCGTTGACCCTATGATTGCAAAGATCGCTGAAGCAGCACAAACTAAAGATGCTGAGGAACAAGAAGCCGAGGAAGAGGATGATGCCGTTatggatgaagatgatgataaCGATGCTCCCTCTTTGGTTGATGATGGTTCTTTGAACACTTCTGAACGAATCGTTAAGCCTGATAACTCTAGAAAAGCATTCGATAAAGAGTTCAAAAAAGCAGTTGAGCTCTCGGACATTGTTCTTTATGTCTTGGATGCTCGTGATCCCGAAGGAACTCGTTCTAAAGAAGTGGAGCAACAAGTTATGGCTTCTGCTGCTGAGGAAAAGCGTCTCGTCTATGTCGTCAACAAGATTGATCTCGTTCCCCCTGAAGTGCTGGACCGTTGGCTCGTTTACTTGCGTGCCCGCTTCCCTACTCTCCCTTTGCGCTCTTCTTCTGGATCTTCTGGCTTTAAACACAAGACATATTCTGCCAATGGTACTATTTCCGCCTTGTTAAAGTCTCTCAAGTCTTATtcttccaagaaaaagcttaAGAGCTCTTTGACTGTTAGTATCATTGGCTACCCCAATGTGGGTAAATCGTCAGTTATCAACGCTCTTGTTAACCGATCTGCTGCTTCTCGTTCAACCCCCTGTCCTGCTGGTAGCGCTGCTGGTATGACTAGAGCTTTGCGGGAAGTTAAATTGGATAGCAAGTTGCGTTTAATAGATAGTCCCGGTATTGTTTTCCCAACGGCTAGTAAGGAAGATGAGCATTATCGCTTAGTATTGTTAAATGCTATTCCTTCCACCAAAGTTGATGACCCGGCTCCTGCTGCAGCCTACATACTTAACTATCTCAACCGCATTCCTGGTCTACTCGAGCGAATGCTTAGCCAGTACGAGCTCCCTCCTCTATTGAACACCTCGGAATTGGACACTGCTACCGACTTTTTGGTGAACATAGCTCGTAAACGTGGACGCTTATCTCGCGGCGGTATTCCTAACTTGAATGCTGCAGCCAGTATTATCATTAATGATTGGCATGCGGGACACATTCAATGGTGGGCTGAACCCGAAACTACCACCAAAGAGGCTTCTGCGTCAGATGACAAGCGAGTTGTTTCCCAATGGGCTAAGGAGTTTGATATTAatgatttttaa
- the dis3 gene encoding exosome 3'-5' exoribonuclease subunit Dis3, giving the protein MSAIGYKRPSSSATKDQKPKVFVRAARGKVQKIVRERYLRDDIPCQSKSCPLCISKLPTDSNGNELEPILSEEPFFLEKFSRHYLIPDTNVFYHCMDALEHPSNFFDVIVLQTVLSEIASKSIPLYNRIKRLCQEKTKRFTPFSNEFFSDTYIDKIEGESPNDRNDRAIRTAASWYTGHLAGLGIKVVLITNDRRNAEIAAEQGIQTSTLKDYVQFLPDSEVLLDMISAVADAAAANEKASSETKAIYEHHWSTSRMLTCIKNGEVHKGVLNVSTYNFLEGSINTPGYNKPILISGREYLNRAVQGDVVCVQILPQSQWKTEAGEIASDDEDVLVNASAEPDASRSIDLETPTSKKAHPTGKIVGILKRNWRPYVGHVDNTTVAQSKGGSQQTVLLTPMDRRIPKIRFRTRQAPRLLGQRIVAAIDTWEATSRYPEGHFVRALGEMETKEAETEALLLEYDVQHRPFPKAVLDCLPQEGHNYKVPADKSDPLWKNRKDFRDLLICSIDPPGCQDIDDALHARVLPNGNFEVGVHIADVTHFVKPKTAMDSEAASRGTTVYLVDKRIDMLPMLLGTELCSLRPYVERFAFSCLWEMDEDANIVNTSFTKSVIASKEAFSYADAQARIDDKNMQDPLTNGMRILLKLSKKLKQKRMDDGALNLASPEVRIQTDNETSDPMDVEIKQLLETNSLVEECMLLANISVAQKIYDTFPQTAVLRRHASPPLSNFDSLQDILQVCKGMHLKCDTSKSLAKSLDECVDPNEPYFNTLLRILTTRCMLSAEYFCSGTIAAPEFRHYGLATSIYTHFTSPIRRYADVLAHRQLAAAIDYEVLNPSISDKQRLIEISNGINYRHRMAQMAGRASVEYYVGQALKGGIAEEDAYVIKVFKNGFVVFIAKFGLEGIVYTKSMTNMLEPNVEFLEDKYMLKVEIRDPPKPKVVEIQMFQKVRVRVGTVRDEHSGKQKVDIRLVH; this is encoded by the coding sequence ATGAGTGCAATTGGTTATAAGCGGCCTTCATCTTCCGCTACAAAAGACCAAAAACCAAAGGTTTTTGTGCGAGCTGCACGCGGCAAGgttcaaaaaattgttCGTGAACGATATCTACGTGATGATATTCCCTGCCAAAGTAAAAGCTGCCCATTATGTATTTCCAAGCTTCCAACGGATTCGAACGGAAATGAATTGGAGCCGATATTGTCCGAAGAACCCTTCTTTTTGGAGAAGTTTAGTCGTCACTATTTGATTCCTGATACCAACGTTTTTTATCATTGTATGGATGCTTTGGAACATCCTTCCAATTTTTTCGATGTGATTGTCTTACAAACTGTTCTTTCTGAAATAGCCTCCAAGTCGATTCCTCTTTACAACCGTATTAAGCGTCTGTGTCAAGAAAAGACCAAACGCTTTACTCCTTTTAGtaatgaattcttttctgaTACGTATATTGATAAAATTGAGGGAGAGTCGCCCAACGACCGAAACGACAGAGCCATTCGTACTGCTGCTTCTTGGTATACTGGTCACTTGGCCGGATTAGGGATCAAAGTCGTGCTAATTACAAACGACCGCCGCAATGCAGAGATCGCGGCTGAACAGGGTATACAGACTTCTACTTTGAAGGACTACGTTCAGTTCTTACCAGACTCAGAGGTCTTGCTGGACATGATATCTGCAGTTGCCGATGCCGCCGCTGCTAATGAGAAAGCATCTTCCGAAACAAAGGCCATCTACGAACACCACTGGTCTACTTCTCGTATGCTTACCtgtataaaaaatggaGAAGTCCATAAAGGTGTGCTAAACGTAAGCACCTATAACTTTCTCGAAGGCTCTATTAATACACCGGGATACAATAAACCTATTTTAATCTCTGGAAGAGAATACCTAAACCGTGCAGTCCAAGGTGATGTTGTATGTGTCCAAATTTTACCTCAAAGTCAATGGAAGACAGAAGCGGGAGAAATTGCCAGCGATGATGAAGATGTATTAGTGAACGCTTCCGCTGAGCCCGATGCTTCTCGTAGTATTGATTTAGAAACTCCTACCAGTAAGAAAGCACACCCTACTGGAAAGATTGTTGGTATTTTGAAACGGAACTGGAGACCCTATGTTGGACATGTTGATAATACCACTGTAGCCCAGTCCAAGGGTGGTTCTCAACAAACGGTACTCCTTACTCCCATGGATCGTCGTATTCCTAAGATCCGTTTTCGCACTCGACAAGCCCCTCGACTACTTGGTCAGCGGATTGTAGCCGCTATCGATACTTGGGAGGCTACTAGTCGTTATCCCGAAGGTCATTTTGTCCGTGCTCTTGGTGAAATGGAAACCAAGGAGGCCGAAACAGAAGCTCTGTTACTTGAATATGATGTACAACACCGACCATTCCCTAAGGCCGTATTGGATTGTCTCCCTCAAGAAGGCCACAACTACAAGGTACCAGCTGACAAATCTGATCctctttggaaaaacagaaaagacTTTCGAGatcttttaatttgtaGTATTGATCCCCCTGGATGTCAAGATATTGATGATGCTCTCCATGCACGTGTCTTACCGAATGGAAACTTTGAAGTGGGCGTGCACATTGCTGATGTAACCCATTTTGTGAAACCGAAAACGGCGATGGACAGTGAAGCCGCTTCCCGTGGTACTACTGTTTATTTAGTTGACAAGCGTATTGATATGCTTCCTATGTTGTTGGGTACAGAGCTTTGTTCTTTGCGTCCTTACGTAGAAAGATTTGCATTCTCTTGTCTTTGGGAAATGGATGAAGATGCTAACATTGTTAATACTTCATTTACGAAATCCGTGATTGCTTCGAAAGAGGCATTTAGTTATGCAGATGCCCAAGCCCGAATTGATGATAAGAATATGCAAGATCCATTAACAAATGGCATGCGAATTCTGTTAAAACTATCTAAAAAgttaaaacagaaaagaatggaCGATGGTGCTTTGAATTTGGCGAGCCCGGAAGTAAGAATCCAAACAGACAATGAAACATCGGACCCGATGGATgttgaaataaaacaacTGCTTGAAACGAACTCTCTTGTCGAAGAGTGTATGTTATTAGCCAATATTTCTGTTGCTCAAAAGATTTACGATACATTCCCTCAAACTGCTGTTCTTCGTCGACACGCATCACCACCTCTTTCTAACTTTGATTCCTTGCAAGATATCTTGCAAGTATGCAAGGGAATGCATCTTAAATGCGATACATCAAAATCCTTGGCAAAATCTTTGGATGAATGTGTGGATCCCAACGAACCCTACTTTAATACCTTACTGCGTATACTGACAACCCGGTGTATGCTATCAGCTGAATACTTTTGCTCTGGTACAATAGCAGCTCCTGAATTCCGCCACTACGGTTTGGCAACCAGTATTTATACACATTTTACTTCTCCTATTCGTCGTTACGCAGACGTTTTGGCACATCGACAATTGGCAGCAGCTATTGACTACGAAGTGCTAAATCCTTCCATTAGTGACAAACAACGCTTAATTGAGATTAGCAATGGTATAAATTACCGTCATCGTATGGCACAGATGGCTGGCCGTGCTAGTGTTGAGTATTATGTTGGACAGGCGCTAAAAGGAGGAAttgctgaagaagatgcGTATGTAATTAAGGTTTTTAAGAATGGTTTTGTTGTATTTATTGCCAAGTTTGGTCTTGAAGGTATTGTATATACAAAGAGCATGACGAACATGTTGGAACCCAACGTTGAGTTTTTGGAGGATAAATATATGCTGAAAGTGGAAATTCGGGATCCACCAAAGCCCAAGGTGGTCGAGATTCaaatgtttcaaaaagtacGAGTGCGTGTGGGTACAGTTCGTGATGAGCATTcaggaaaacaaaaagtagaTATTCGGTTGGTGCACTAA
- the sdh8 gene encoding mitochondrial respiratory chain complex II assembly factor 4 Sdh8, whose amino-acid sequence MRILTAWKSAPKVASAIPKRYIQGPPGGFKRPSPPPLGKEEQEEWNRLQKESSQKPVDVAQRTRLRDFEGNVNPETGEVGGPKKEPTIHGDYSYGGRVTDF is encoded by the exons ATGAGGATTTTAACAGCTTGGAAATCCGCCCCTAAAGTCGCTAGTGCCATTCCAAAGAGATACATTCAAGGACCACCCGGTGGATTCAAAAGACCATCTCCGCCTCCGTTAGgcaaagaagaacaagaagaatggaatcgtttacaaaaagaatctaGCCAGAAACCCGTCGATGTTGCTCAACGGACGAGACTTCGGGACTTTGAAGGGAATGTGAATCCTGAG ACTGGGGAAGTTGGAGGACCCAAGAAGGAGCCAACCATTCATGGCGATTACTCTTATGGAGGAAGAGTAACGGACTTTTAG
- a CDS encoding protein N-terminal glutamine amidohydrolase, alpha beta roll superfamily encodes MLSKIEYTSSYCEENIYQLAEHVVKEKPPRLQAYVVFLSTPTKTMPIWEQSKSPFVIWDYHVVLLTRSLQCPEEGWFLWDPDTRLPIPCPLEQYLEQALCRDLEHPPEQPLIYGNLYCEMNRKYRVIEANTFVQHFSSDRSHMKTNTGEWLSPPPSYPCIGNQMNLSQYTNVNENQNDAVFGTVYSEGEFRQTFQASA; translated from the exons ATGTTAtccaaaattgaatataCATCAAG TTATtgtgaagaaaatatcTATCAGTTGGCAGAGCATGTTGTAAAAGAGAAGCCGCCTCGGCTTCAAGCATATGTAGTATTCTTGTCAACACCAACAAAAACG ATGCCAATTTGGGAACAGTCAAAGTCACCATTCGTTATTTGG GATTATCATGTAGTGCTTTTGACAAGAAGTCTCCAATGTCCCGAGGAAGGATGGTTTCTATGGGATCCCGATACTAGATTACCAATTCCCTGTCCTTTGGAACAGTATCTTGAACAAGCGCTCTGTCGAGACTTGGAGCATCCTCCTGAGCAACCGCTTATTTATGGAAATCTCTATTGTGAGATGAACAGAAAATATAGAGTTATTGAAGCGAACACATTTGTCCAACATTTTAGCTCTGATCGCTCACATATGAAAACCAACACAGGTGAATGGCTTTCCCCTCCGCCGTCGTATCCTTGTATAGGAAACCAAATGAATCTCTCACAATATACGAATGTAAACGAAAACCAAAACGATGCTGTATTCGGCACTGTCTATAGCGAAGGCGAGTTTCGACAAACGTTTCAAGCATCGGCTTAG
- the grx4 gene encoding CIA machinery monothiol glutaredoxin Grx4, which translates to MSVEISSIDHFQEILQKDNEQALILNFYAPWAAPCQQMNQVFDQFAKDTQEATFLKIEAEKFSDIAESFDITAVPLFVLIHGQKVLARISGANPQKLKSAIDEYIRPIIQQSSATPSSNGPDVNVGSVQTNAVSSGASGAKAANGLDVETDNRLRTLTSAHDIMLFMKGTPSEPACGFSRKLVGMLRERNVQYGFFNILADDAVRQSLKAFSDWPTFPQLYIKGEFVGGLDVVAEMMETGEFQEMLA; encoded by the coding sequence atgaGTGTTGAAATTTCATCGATTGATCACTTTCAAGAAATCTTACAAAAAGACAATGAACAAGCCCTTATACTTAATTTCTATGCTCCTTGGGCTGCTCCCTGCCAACAAATGAACCAGGTTTTCGATCAATTTGCCAAAGATACCCAGGAGGCTACATTCTTGAAAATTGAAGCTGAAAAGTTCTCTGACATCGCCGAATCTTTTGATATTACGGCGGTTCcattatttgttttaattcaCGGTCAAAAGGTCCTTGCTCGTATTTCGGGTGCCAATCCCCAGAAACTCAAATCCGCCATCGACGAGTATATTCGTCCTATCATCCAACAGTCTTCTGCTACACCCTCTTCCAACGGCCCAGACGTCAACGTTGGCTCTGTCCAAACAAACGCCGTCTCTTCTGGTGCTAGTGGCGCAAAGGCCGCTAACGGTTTGGATGTCGAAACGGATAACCGTTTACGCACCCTTACAAGCGCCCACGACATAATGCTCTTCATGAAAGGAACTCCTTCCGAACCTGCTTGCGGATTTAGCCGTAAATTGGTTGGTATGCTCCGTGAAAGAAATGTCCAGTATGGTTTCTTCAACATTTTGGCCGACGATGCCGTTCGTCAAAGCTTAAAGGCTTTTTCTGACTGGCCTACCTTTCCTCAACTCTACATCAAAGGTGAATTTGTTGGTGGTTTGGACGTTGTAGCCGAAATGATGGAAACTGGTGAATTTCAAGAAATGCTCGCTTAA
- the snf59 gene encoding SWI/SNF complex subunit Snf59 translates to MNEEQEMDIETNYSTSVPELEASFNTEKTNKSTFDEQNLRRPSLTLSEEERDDSVPGYESTENLSAAPEEPAMAIPERNQIEPNYTKKERDFKLENVSANAVIDKYGRLADGLEYKTKTFCLNGRGDVLYMLGTECARILGFKDSYFMFHKTLNLRKILTNQAERDQLVYMGILAPKYRFRQLSIVPARQVFLAFGPKILLKGTVDPQLYKDLWDANWSWADEEFSHLDNSMLSSTRSSSVKPEARSIDQATLGFGENFREKYLLALVNEVSDYNTSLGKMRNFRRDALRYYYHEARSSKTSS, encoded by the exons ATGA atgaagaacaagaaatgGATATTGAAACAAACTACTCGACTTCAGTTCCTGAACTTGAAGCGAGCTTTAATACagaaaaaacgaataaaTCTACATTTGATGAACAAAATTTACGCAGACCTTCTCTTACTTTGTCTGAGGAGGAACGGGATGACTCTGTACCTGGCTATGAATCAACAGAAAACCTTTCAGCAGCACCAGAAGAGCCTGCTATGGCTATCCCGGAAAGGAACCAGATAGAGCCCAAttatacaaagaaagaaagagattTCAAACTAGAAAATGTCAGTGCGAATGCGGTTATCGACAAGTATGGACGACTTGCTGACGGTTTGGAGTACAAGACTAAAACGTTTTGCTTAAATGGCAGAGGTGATGTATTGTACATGCTTGGAACGGAATGTGCAAGGATCTTGGGATTCAAGGACAGTTATTTTATGTTCCATAAAACCTTAAATTTACGTAAGATTTTGACGAATCAAGCCGAAAGAGATCAGCTTGTTTATATGGGTATCCTCGCTCCTAAGTATCGCTTTCGTCAATTAAGCATTGTTCCCGCAAGGCAAGTTTTTCTTGCATTTGGCCCTAAAATATTGTTGAAAGGAACCGTTGATCCCCAGCTTTATAAAGATCTTTGGGATGCAAATTGGTCATGGGCAGACGAGGAATTTTCCCATTTAGATAATTCGATGCTTAGTAGTACTCGATCCTCTTCCGTAAAACCCGAGGCAAGGTCGATAGATCAGGCAACGCTTGGTTTTGGGGAAAATTTCCGAGAGAAATACCTACTTGCTTTAGTGAATGAGGTATCGGACTATAACACATCTTTAGGGAAAATGAGAAACTTTAGACGAGATGCGCTTCGCTACTATTACCATGAAGCTCGCTCTTCAAAGACAAGCTCATAA
- the cox17 gene encoding mitochondrial copper chaperone for cytochrome c oxidase Cox17, producing the protein MPAAENVASNPPSASSEEKPKPCCACPETKQVRDQCMLNSENGPIDCAKLIEAHRQCMAQYGYKV; encoded by the exons ATGCCTGCTGCTGAAAACGTTGCTTCGAATCCTccttctgcttcttctgaGGAAAAGCCAAAG CCTTGCTGTGCTTGCCCGGAAACCAAACAAGTCCGTGATCAGTGTATGCTGAATTCGGAAAATGGCCCCATTGACTGTGCCAAACTAATTGAAGCCCATCGACA ATGCATGGCCCAATATGGCTACAAGGTATAA